In the Alligator mississippiensis isolate rAllMis1 chromosome 7, rAllMis1, whole genome shotgun sequence genome, one interval contains:
- the PLAT gene encoding tissue-type plasminogen activator yields the protein MEGALLCLLLLLGACTTLQHQEFHIRMRRGARSQAICRDSSFQQIYQPGQTWLRLAGSRVEYCRCEGRQSLCHTVPVRTCTERKCYNGGRCRQALYSPQHFICLCRRGFSGQQCEIDTEVKCYRDVGTAYRGTWSTTVSGAECLNWNITALVQKRYNGRRADATKLGLGNHNFCRNPDKDDKPWCYIYKGGKYTWEYCSTPSCSKGGKDECSSGQGIKYRGSHSTTHSGATCLHWDSRALVGKVYTAQKSNAQELGLGSHNFCRNPDNDTKPWCHVQMGGRLTWEYCDVPACSTCGQRQRSVPQFRIMRGFYADIASHPWQAAIFVKYRKVPGEHFLCGGILISSCWVLSAAHCFQERYQAHQLKIILGRTYREIPGKNEQQFQVKKYIVHNQFDPETYDNDIALLQLTSESAKCTTETDTVRTACLPEPGLQLPDWTECEISGYGKHESYSPFYSERLKEGHVRLFPASQCTSQHLDNRTITKNMLCAGDTRQLDDACQGDSGGPLVCMKDDRMHLIGIISWGIGCGSKDMPGVYTNVTRYLGWIQDNMNS from the exons ATGGAAGGTGCCCTCCtgtgtctcctgctgctgctgggagcctgcaCAACTCTCCAGCATCAG GAGTTTCACATCCGCATGAGACGGGGAGCCCGATCACAAG CCATTTGCAGGGACTCCTCATTCCAACAGATTTATCAGccagggcagacctggctgcgCCTGGCAGGATCCAGGGTGGAGTACTGTCGGTGCGAGGGACGCCAGAGCCTCTGCCATACTGTGCCCGTCAGAA CCTGCACTGAACGGAAGTGCTACAATGGTGGTCGGTGCAGGCAAGCGCTCTACTCCCCCCAGCACTTCATCTGCCTGTGCCGCCGGGGCTTCTCCGGGCAGCAGTGTGAGATTG ATACTGAGGTCAAGTGCTAcagggatgtgggcacagcataCCGAGGGACGTGGAGCACGACAGTGAGTGGAGCCGAGTGCCTGAACTGGAACATCACTGCCCTGGTGCAGAAAAGGTACAATGGGCGGCGAGCGGATGCCACTAAGCTGGGACTCGGCAACCACAACTTCTGCAG AAACCCAGACAAGGATGACAAGCCCTGGTGCTACATCTACAAAGGGGGAAAGTACACTTGGGAGTACTGCAGCACGCCTTCCTGCTCAAAAG GTGGGAAGGATGAGTGCTCTTCTGGACAGGGCATAAAGTATCGGGGCAGCCACAGCACCACCCACTCTGGGGCCACCTGCCTGCACTGGGACTCCAGAGCCTTGGTCGGCAAGGTCTACACAGCACAGAAGAGCAATGCCCAGGAGCTGGGCCTTGGGAGCCACAATTTCTGCCG GAACCCGGACAACGACACCAAGCCCTGGTGCCATGTGCAGATGGGAGGCCGGCTCACGTGGGAGTACTGTGACGTGCCTGCCTGCT CCACCTGTGGCCAGCGGCAGCGCAGCGTGCCCCAGTTCCGGATCATGAGGGGCTTCTACGCAGACATCGCCTCACACCCATGGCAAGCAGCCATCTTTGTCAAGTATCGGAAAGTCCCTGGGGAGCATTTCCTGTGTGGTGGGATCTTGATCAGCTCCTGCTGGGTCTTGTCAGCTGCCCACTGTTTCCAGGAAAG GTATCAGGCTCATCAGCTGAAGATAATTCTGGGCAGGACTTATCGAGAGATCCCTGGGAAGAATGAGCAGCAATTCCAGGTGAAGAAATACATTGTGCacaaccagtttgacccagagaCCTATGACAATGACATTG ctctgctgcagctgacGTCCGAGTCAGCCAAGTGTACTACTGAAACAGATACCGTCCGCACAGCCTGCCTcccggagccagggctgcagctgcctgactgGACAGAGTGCGAGATCTCCGGCTATGGGAAGCATGAGTCAT ATTCTCCCTTCTACTCCGAGCGCCTGAAGGAAGGTCACGTCCGCCTGTTCCCAGCCAGCCAGTGCACATCGCAGCACCTTGACAACCGGACGATCACCAAGAACATGCTGTGTGCAGGGGACACCAGGCAGCTTGATGATGCCTGCCAG GGTGACTCTGGAGGGCCTCTGGTCTGCATGAAGGATGATCGCATGCATCTGATTGGCATCATAAGCTGGGGAATTGGCTGTGGGAGCAAAGATATGCCAGGTGTTTATACCAACGTCACTCGTTACCTTGGCTGGATCCAGGACAACATGAACTCCTAA